TCAAAATTGACAGTGTCTGGAATCAAAGATTATTTACATCCGAGAGTGATCTAACTCCATTAAGTTCATACAGAGACAAAAATATAGACATAGCATTTTGAAAAGAATAGCCAACCAATTCACAATTCACCCTCATGATTAGATTTTGAAAAGAATAGCCAACCACATTGTTGTATCTATCTAATTGTTTTTCTCTATGCACACATCTAACTTAGACTCTTCTAATATAAATCTACTTCCAACTCGTAATGAATCACAAAGAAAAGGTCTTTTGCCTTTTCACTTTATCCATCATATCCTCCCAATCCTAGAGATCTTTTTTCTTGCACATATATATCTGCCAGCATAATCAGTTAACTAAGAAATATTTGGTTATCAAACAAGAAAAGAGATCAAAATGAAGGTGAGTCTAAACTCTGCCCAATGACAATGAAAAATTTCTTCCAGTCCTTCAACTTCATCCCTGCCTTTCCTTATTGCAGCTATTTCAATGGGTGCATCGAAAACTTCGGCAGAATAGTATAGATCCTTTCAAGGGTTTCACACTTGGTATTGAGCTGTCCTTACTAACTTATCTCTTAGAATCCAatatttcctctcttttttcttaatgGGAGTGAATGAAAATGGAACAGAAGGTTGGCAATGTAAATGGTCTTTAAGGAACTCAGTGAAGGCTAAAAACTGCCACCAGTCACACCTAGACACAACTAAATTGTGCAACTGACTGACTGGTTACTGTCAATCAATGCAATAGCACAATATGCGTATTACATTGATTTTTCTGAGCTCTAGATTCTGAATAAAAATCTAACCAAAATGTTAAGACTTTGGCTAAATTAAACATAAGGTGTTTTGCACTCTAGGCTTTTTAAACAGATCAAGACCACTACTGTGCTTGAAACATCTGCATGTAACTTTAACAGTTTGGCTGCAACCACTAACCTAATCTGCAGATAGAAAAATTGCACTTATATCACTCTCGAGGACCAGTGTCCACATTTAATTCATCTGATTATTGTCGTTTTTTTCTCATGTTCTGTATTCCTCTTTCCAGAGTACAAGGAGAGTAATAGCAAGAAATCAATGTTTCACTGAGTTATGTAGCATGTATTATGTATATCTATCATTAAATGATAATCTCACCAGTTTAGTAATTTCTTTTGGACTCCAATTTCAGGAAACCCTTGTACTTGCCTTACAGTGCAGCCAACACTTGACAATCAATACTCCCAGACAAAGCCAAGCTTCAGCTCCATAAATCAACCCAGTTTCTCAAAGCCACACCATCAGGAAAATCAAACATCTTACTCTGGGTTGGTCGACAGCAGAGAAGATAAGCCTCAAGAAGAAACACCTGCAATAGTCGCTGAGCTCTTTGAAGGTTTTCTAACAATTGGAACTCTTGGTGCAGAAACAGTCACCAATGAACCAGGAACACCAACATTTGCTATGCCTTCAGAAAACATAACATTGAGAAGTGAAGAGGTGACAGAAAATGAACTGAAGCTCATAAGTTATGAGCTTGAGAAATTTCTTGAggctgaaaaagaagaaagttcgTATGATTCATCAGGAAGAAACAGCTATGTTAGCATTATCACACTTTGTGGAAAGGAAATAGATGGACCCAAAGCTGAAGATTACAGAAACAAAGATGACTGTCCACTGCAAGGATATTTACTGGGGTCCTCATTTGAACTTCcagaaacaaaacaagaaaggaaagaaagagcATCACTTGCTGAGCTACTTTATAAGATAAAGGCAACAAGTCAAGATTGTATAGAGACAGGAATACAAGGAGAAACACAAGTCAAGAGAACTACTAAGTCTTCTGCCATGCATATTATGAGAAAGATATTGAAAAGGGTCCACAGTTCTTCAAAAAGCTGTAACACTTCCAGGGATGATGCTGATTCTGcttcaaccaataaaaaactCCACAAGGTTGGTCTCTATTACTAGACCTTCTGAACCACATTTAACACCAAATCCCTTGGTTGTTGTATCACCCACTTTGATTATTACCTTATCATCTTAGCAACATATGGCCAATGAAAATCGAAACgtgtgtttgtttctttagtcACACTGGAAATAATCTTAAAAAGGATGAAGCCAAACACAACCTACACAAACCAGATTGTGAGAATCACCTGCTTCTCAGATTTATTAGCCAAATATTATCGACGAgataataacataaatttattgAGTGCTTGTTTTCAATACGAATGTCTTGAAAATATAGTGAATATTAACTATCatcttataataaattatttagtcCGTTCATCTGGATATGCAGGTTCTACGTATGTTTCACAGAAAAGTCTATCCTGAAAGCCCTGTAGATGGAAACGATTGCATTCAATCCCACAAAGGTAAGATAAAAAATGTCCCTCATGAATGCCTCCAGGAATATGATGATGGGAAGTTCACAAACCCAGACAAAGGCAAAAGATTTTATTCAGATACCAAATCAAGAAAGTGGTCCCAACACTGTATGACCAATTGGAACCCACCACAGCATGGGCTAATTTGCAGTAGCTCAACTGGAAACAATGAGCACTGGATCAAAACAGATGCAAAGTGTAAGTACTACATACATCTAGTTAGAATGCAATTcctttcacacacacacaaattttataaatatcttCCATTAGCATTATTTCAAGTATTCATAAAAAGTCTTATCTCAACAACACAGAATATATAGTACATATTGCAAAAATAAAGGAATGCCATGTTAATCCTATGATACCTTTGACGCATGTATATAAGacaagaaaagagagagagagagacagagagagagagagaaaaccaAGGGAGTGTTGAATATTATTGTGCAACtgagagagaaaaggaaactGTTAAATAAGAAGTGGGTGAGAAATTGTGGGGAGGCATAACAGAATTTTGGAGAGCGATTTGGTTGCTTAAGCCAGGGATGGCAGAGTCCGTGTGTCAGCTCTGATTGTATTCTCTTCTGCAGCATTTTTCTGCATTTCCTCTAAAGTGAATACTTTCAGCATTATTTCCAATTACTGTTCCCCAACAACTATTTACTTatccaaaatataaattacattagaaatttttgtGCTTGGATACttacaaagataaaaaggatctaCCATCACTCCTCTTTCCCACCGCCTTTACACTGACCAGGACCCTACCAAACTAACAAATTATTCCCAAATACCCTATCAACAAGTATTGAGTAAAATGTTTTATAAGATGTAACATAACGCCAATCTGAAACTAATCCTCAGCAGGTTTCTAGATTTCAATGCAAATTAATATATCATGAATTATCATAATATGTGCGCCACTGAATTATAATTAGACTATTTATGTACTCATTAATGATTTTTGGCATTGTAGATTTGGTGCTGGAGCTGTAGCAACTTAAGTTAATCAGTACTAAAGTCATGATGAATTGAGCCTCTATAAGAGAGACTTGTCAAAACTAGTATTGGTAATTTGATATTATGATTATGTTATGCCTGTACTTGAAGTGATCATGTATTCAATAAATCTGTGAGTTTTGTGAAAGCTTAATAAATAGACATGTTTGGTTTACTTTTACTAGTCAGTTATAAATGCTTGAGAATCATTTTTGCTTCACAACTCAAGACCAACCCTAATTAAGGAGTTTGTTCAGCATTCAGCACAAATAATGTCAGCTGTCAAACTTGTTGAAGGTGAAATGGTGAATGTATCAATATCACTACTTTTAATTGTCATAGAAGAGTAGAGCacaaatgaaaatgaacaaATCACCCACAACAAAAGATATGCATCATTAACCACCAGAATTTGTTATCACTTATCAGGTCAATACAAACATTCTCCTCACTAGGGTTTAAGAGAGCATGCAACTGACCCTCTGATAGACCTTAATTGTAGCCTTAGGTTGGGTGTTTAGTTCCATGTTACCTTGATATATGACTTAAATAGAGCTTATAAAGTTAGGGTAATTCTCACCTTACAAGCCATTTTTGCGGGGTTGAAGCCCAAATTCTAAGAAAAAGACAAGAAGATGGTGAGCCAGTAAGTTAGTAATGTTGCTGCCTTGTGATCTAGGGGTCATGGATTCATGGTTCTTCTAGTTACAGAAAAAGCCTTTGTCCATTATTAGATTTTAGCTTAAAACCGATTGGTACTGAGTGAAGTTATCCAATAGATACATAAGTTGCACCTTAAAAACTGAGGCAGGCGGTGTGAGATTTCTTAACACAACCCCCTCCACAGATGCCTGCCAGAATAGGCGAGCCTACTAGAATAGGCAAGAACTAAGATGGGTTATAGGCTTTGATACCGTGTTAGATTTCAGCTAAAACCAATTGGCACTAGGTGAAGTTGCCCAACAAATATATAAGATACATCCCAAGAACTGAGGCAGGTAATGTGGAACTTCCTAACATATATAGGGGTGAGATTATGCAAATCTGACCCTCCCCAAGTCCCACAATGGTTGGAGCTACATGCATTGGGCAACCCATTTAGAAAGACAAGAAAGAAAGTAGAGACATATGGACGATAAGAAATTCTCCACAACAGACTAGAGAAGGACATCGAAAGtagaaaaacaataaagaaCATACATAAACGAAAGGTTCTGCAATCCCTCCACAAATATGGCAAAAAATTCAAGAGAAAGTCCATGTGCTAAACACCAACAAGAagcttgaaaaaagaaaaacacatctATCTCATAACAAAGGCTGACAGAAACCTGTCTTGAAAGCAAAACCAAGTCCCTCTTTGATCCTTCTTGATCCTCAAAATAATCAACAGAAATTGAATAAAACTCTGAGGGCACAACCATTTcaccaaaaacacaaaagaacTGCAATTAGTTAATATTCGCACCTCTCGGGAAACTGGAAGACAATACCAACCCTTTCCGGCACCAAGGGCTCTGGAGGTTGACTCGGATTTCCATCACTCCCATATTTTTGGATGTGAATACATACCGAGGTTGGTTTGCTTATTCCTGCAAGAAGCTAAATGGAGAAATGCGAGCCCATTTGATGAGTGATAACAATAACCCAACTAGAAAAGCATCATGCACGAATATTCAAGAAAACCAGATTCActaaatggataaaaaaaaagtatgaccTGCAATAGAGTTGTTTTTCCACTTCCACTCTGTCCGAAAATTAGACCAAAACTGTTGCAATTGATAGAAATAAGCTGCCATAGATATCCAAAAAAGAACTAGCTAGGAAGATATATTATTGACAAAATTCATACTCAGAACAAATGACAATTGAAGTTATTAACACGATGAAataaagacacacacacaaacacttaAGTACCTCTTCTCTGGAAGTGAAAAACTAACTGAATTCAGAAGTCTAAGCTGAGTCCCCGGGGCTTGAgcaaaaatattacaattattttagTACATACATACATTCCTGAAATTTCCACCATATATAACATAAAGCAGCAATAAAGAAAGTAGCTAAATGTGAAACAAGACGTTAAagcaaaatcaaaatgaatGGACAGTGTAAGTCGAGAGGAGCGTGCGTACTTCGAAAGAGGAGTAATTACAGTTGATTCTGGGAAGCTTGAACCTGCAATCGCGAGTATGGTTCAGCGTGGGTCAgaacaaaatgaaattgagGAGAGGAGAgtgagagggagaaagaaacaCACGATGTGGTAGAAGGGGAAAGCGGTGGTGGTTGGAGGAAGCGCAACCCAATCGGTGGCTTTAAAGCGGTGTATGTCGTCATACACGGTGGCTCCGGGTGGGTTCCGGGTTCAGCTACGGCTAACCGGCAGGGTGGGGTGATGGGAATATCTGCTTCAAACTACAGAAATTTTAACGACCGGaagggtaaaatatatttttattttctctaattttagaattaattttagtttttatttttataaatggtCTTTCTCCATTCTCATTATTTATTGATGATATAATGTAGATGTATATGTTGATGTTTgaatttaaatacatattatattatcacTAAATAATGATagagattttttaaaaacatttaaaatatataaaactaataaaaaaactttagatgacaaaaattaaatttaactatttttataaaaattaaaatatatttaaattttaaaaaacatttcttgaaaaattttaagttgtttacaaattgagagaaaaaggaaaaaatgagaaataaataattaatttgattgataaTGAAATGTGATAAGAtgaaatataaagagaaaatgaaattgttgaTTGAGTGTTTGAAATTTTTGGTTGTCAAAAACTATAATCACTCTTAAATCAAAACGTGAAATACAAAGGCTTAAAACCCATGATAGTCTATGGGATGTAACAAAGTTGAATACAATTCTTCCTTATGGGGGTGTGTGATCATATAAAAGCTATGATTCCTCCCAAACTAGCAAGACCGAAATATGAGGTGGTGTGGAAAGGCGATGTAAATGGTAAATTCTCTCTAGCATAAGCTTAACACAATGTCACGGGGCTCAATAATGACTAGGATCCTTTGTATAATGTCATCTGGAAGTGGAGGAGACCAGAAAGAATCCAAATTCATATGTGGAAAATGGCCAAGGGGGCTTTGTTTACTAATGTGCAAAGGTTCAAGAGGAAGCTCTGTGATGATAATAATTGCACCCAGTGCAATAATAGCAGTGAAAGTATTAGCCATGTTTGTAGAGAGTGCAAGGTGGCATGAGCAATTTGGAATGTCATTTCGAGCAATTCTTTGTCTGGTCAGCTTTTTACTACAAATATTTGGGAGTGGCTGCTGGAGAATTTTAATCCTGGGAAGGATCCCCATAACCATTGGGCACTGACTTTTGGCGTGACCTTGTCCATGCTTTGGAGAAATAGAAATGAATTCATATTTGAAATCAAGAGGCAAGATGTGGGGAGTCTGATATTCGAAATTTCGAATTCAGTCAACCAAATTGTTGCTTGCTGAGGAGCAGAGTTGAAGGTTGCAGGGAGTATTCACAACAATGCAGGTCAGGAGCTTATAGCTTGGAATCATCCTTCAGTGGAAAGCAATAAACAAAATTGTGACGTGTAGTAGATAAAAATGGCATGACAACTTGTGGGGGAGTGTTAAGAGACCATATTGGGATGATAGTGTTGGGTTTTTCTTTCAATATTGGTGCATGTTCCATTACCTAAGCTGAAGGTTGGACGATTATCATTGGCATGCAAGTAGCATGGGAGAGGGGCTTCAAGGATTTGTTCATTGAATCCGACTCAACCACAATAATTTCTCTTATCAATGATGGGTGTTCATCTGATCATGCTTTTAATCATGTGGTAGAAGCTATAAAGGATTTTGCTAGGAAAGACGACATTACGAATGGAGTCATATCCTTAGAGAAGCCAGCATGTGGTTGATGCTTTGGCAAAGTATGGTCTCTCCATTAATGAGGGTGTCAAAATTTTCGATTTTGTTCCATCTTTCTTGTATGGCCCTATTATGGCTGATATTTCAAGAACCTTGTTCCCATGtggtttttaatcaaattttctcTCCTGGGGTGTTTTAGCCCCATGGCagccacacaaaaaaaaaatacaaaggtttaaacatatttttaatctctcgaatgtaagtcatttttgtttttgtcctcCAAAGTTAAATTTACTTGTTTAGTTTTTGGAATTCGAAAAATACTTTTAACCGctagaatttaattttcaatttaaattttaaaaccttaACAAAGAGTTTGTTTCCATTATGAGATCACACActactatttcattttcttggaGCAAGTGCACTCaccaagatcaagaaaaagattcTCTATTAACACCAAGATCCTTGTGACTAGATAGTCAATTGCTCTCTCCCTTAGGTTTAAATCCCTTTTGATGTGCACAC
The Glycine max cultivar Williams 82 chromosome 16, Glycine_max_v4.0, whole genome shotgun sequence genome window above contains:
- the LOC102666543 gene encoding protein LAZY 1; amino-acid sequence: MKLFQWVHRKLRQNSIDPFKGFTLGNPCTCLTVQPTLDNQYSQTKPSFSSINQPSFSKPHHQENQTSYSGLVDSREDKPQEETPAIVAELFEGFLTIGTLGAETVTNEPGTPTFAMPSENITLRSEEVTENELKLISYELEKFLEAEKEESSYDSSGRNSYVSIITLCGKEIDGPKAEDYRNKDDCPLQGYLLGSSFELPETKQERKERASLAELLYKIKATSQDCIETGIQGETQVKRTTKSSAMHIMRKILKRVHSSSKSCNTSRDDADSASTNKKLHKVLRMFHRKVYPESPVDGNDCIQSHKGKIKNVPHECLQEYDDGKFTNPDKGKRFYSDTKSRKWSQHCMTNWNPPQHGLICSSSTGNNEHWIKTDAKYLVLEL